The Methanohalophilus levihalophilus genome has a segment encoding these proteins:
- the ileS gene encoding isoleucine--tRNA ligase — MIEEVADQYNAKKIEKRVHEFWEDSYAYSKVRQHREGEKKFFFVDGPPYTTGHIHLGTAWNKIIKDSILRYKSMNGHDILDRAGWDMHGLPIEVKVEGVLGFKSKKDIESYGVENFIGKCKEFALKQKDDMTDQFRELGAWLDWEDPYMTLKDEYIEAAWWTLKQAHEKDLLEVGKRVVNWCPRCETAIADSEVEYEDRTDPSIYIKFPLKNEDSTFIVIWTTTPWTIPSNIAVAVNPEFEYAKVKAEKDGETEILIMATELVENVLRKGRYENYEILETLSGEDVAGFEYESPLADLVPLQAEMEHHVYTADYVTAENTGCVHIAPGHGVDDFEVGIKNGLPIFCPVGSNGSYTEEAGKYTGMNIRDANPIVIEDLDKKNLLLSEDQISHRYGHCWRCKTPIIYLATRQWFIKIGDLKDDMLEEITKVKWHPEWAGSARFKDWIEGARDWCISRQRYWGIPIPVWSCDSCGEIKVVGTRKELVEVAGIDPETELHRPYVDEITIPCSCGGEMTRVEDVFDVWFDSAVASWATLRFPHTRELFDEWWPAEFITEGHDQTRGWFYSQLGASMVGFGRAPYKSVLMHGFTLDDAGKKMSKSLGNVVQPQEVIDKFGADALRTYVLASSAPWEDLKFNWDEVATIHRTLNILWNVYRFPLPYMALDKFDPNKVSFESVASHLRNEDKWILSRMQSLIADVDASITNYELQKVIRSINEFILEDLSRWYIQLIRPRTWNEADDPDKLAVYRVLYDVFVTVAKVIAPFLPHLAEEIYSNVVLNVNKEAPFTVHMCDWPKPDENLRDLELEAQMKTIRGMVEAVSNARQKAGRKLRWPVSRIVIEPENDDVARATARLQSVLMDQTNTKLVFLVNTGESWEELGVEATPNPSAIGPVFKGEAGKVVKALSAINGNDLKAGLASGSMEIELEDGSTVSITEKMVNFDDTLPEMVASADFTGGRVYVDATLNREIESEGFAREVIRRIQDMRKELDLEVDESIIAHIRIDDERVVDLVLDMETSIAKEVRSKVQVIGYDIEATGKLAKDWDVEGVSMHIGISPADE; from the coding sequence ATGATTGAGGAAGTCGCTGACCAATACAATGCCAAGAAAATAGAGAAGCGTGTCCATGAATTCTGGGAGGACAGCTATGCTTACTCTAAAGTAAGGCAGCATCGAGAAGGAGAAAAGAAATTCTTTTTCGTAGACGGACCACCTTATACTACCGGGCACATCCACCTCGGAACTGCCTGGAATAAAATCATCAAGGACTCAATTCTCAGATATAAATCCATGAACGGACACGACATCCTTGATCGTGCCGGCTGGGATATGCATGGCCTACCTATCGAAGTGAAGGTGGAAGGCGTACTTGGCTTCAAGTCCAAGAAAGACATCGAAAGTTATGGTGTTGAGAACTTCATTGGCAAGTGTAAGGAATTTGCTCTCAAGCAAAAAGATGACATGACAGACCAGTTCAGGGAGCTTGGCGCCTGGCTGGACTGGGAAGATCCTTACATGACTTTAAAGGATGAGTATATCGAAGCCGCATGGTGGACTCTTAAACAGGCTCACGAAAAGGATCTCCTTGAAGTCGGAAAGCGTGTGGTAAACTGGTGCCCACGTTGTGAAACTGCTATTGCGGATTCAGAAGTTGAGTATGAAGACAGGACAGACCCTTCCATTTATATCAAATTCCCCCTCAAAAATGAGGATAGCACATTCATCGTAATCTGGACGACTACTCCGTGGACAATCCCATCAAACATTGCAGTTGCAGTAAACCCTGAATTTGAATATGCTAAAGTAAAAGCCGAGAAGGATGGAGAAACTGAAATCCTCATTATGGCTACCGAGCTTGTGGAAAATGTACTCCGCAAGGGCAGGTATGAGAATTACGAAATCCTTGAAACCCTCAGCGGAGAAGATGTTGCAGGCTTTGAATATGAAAGCCCGCTTGCAGATCTTGTTCCCTTACAGGCTGAAATGGAACATCATGTTTACACAGCAGATTATGTAACAGCAGAAAATACGGGATGCGTACACATTGCACCCGGTCATGGTGTAGACGACTTTGAAGTTGGTATCAAGAATGGTTTACCAATCTTCTGTCCGGTTGGCTCAAACGGAAGCTACACCGAGGAAGCTGGAAAGTATACCGGCATGAACATCCGGGATGCAAATCCAATAGTCATTGAAGATCTTGACAAGAAGAATCTTCTGCTCTCCGAAGATCAAATCAGCCACAGGTACGGCCATTGCTGGCGTTGCAAGACTCCTATTATCTACCTTGCAACCAGACAGTGGTTCATCAAGATTGGTGATCTGAAAGATGATATGCTGGAAGAAATCACTAAAGTCAAATGGCACCCCGAATGGGCAGGTTCCGCCAGATTCAAGGACTGGATCGAAGGCGCAAGGGACTGGTGTATCTCAAGGCAGCGCTACTGGGGAATACCCATACCTGTCTGGAGCTGCGACTCCTGTGGAGAAATCAAGGTTGTCGGAACCCGCAAAGAACTTGTTGAAGTTGCTGGAATTGACCCTGAAACCGAACTCCACAGACCATATGTTGACGAGATAACAATTCCCTGTTCATGTGGAGGAGAAATGACACGGGTCGAGGATGTCTTCGATGTCTGGTTTGACTCAGCTGTCGCCTCCTGGGCTACCCTACGCTTCCCGCACACAAGGGAATTATTTGATGAATGGTGGCCGGCAGAATTCATCACAGAAGGTCATGACCAGACTAGGGGATGGTTCTACTCACAGCTTGGCGCAAGTATGGTAGGCTTTGGAAGAGCACCATACAAGAGCGTGCTGATGCACGGTTTCACTCTTGATGATGCCGGAAAGAAGATGTCTAAGAGTCTTGGCAATGTTGTTCAACCACAGGAAGTTATCGACAAGTTCGGTGCTGACGCACTGCGTACCTATGTACTGGCATCAAGCGCACCCTGGGAAGACCTGAAATTCAACTGGGACGAAGTTGCTACAATCCACAGGACATTGAATATTCTCTGGAATGTTTACAGGTTCCCGCTTCCATATATGGCACTGGACAAATTCGATCCGAATAAGGTATCCTTTGAATCAGTTGCCTCACATCTTCGCAATGAAGACAAATGGATCCTTTCAAGGATGCAGTCCCTTATTGCAGATGTGGATGCCTCCATTACAAATTACGAACTCCAGAAAGTTATCAGGTCAATTAATGAATTCATTCTTGAGGATCTTTCAAGATGGTATATCCAGCTGATTCGCCCACGTACCTGGAATGAAGCTGATGATCCTGACAAGCTGGCAGTTTACAGGGTTCTCTACGACGTATTTGTAACAGTCGCAAAAGTCATAGCACCATTCCTGCCGCATCTCGCAGAAGAAATCTACAGCAATGTGGTGCTAAACGTTAACAAAGAAGCTCCTTTCACCGTTCACATGTGCGACTGGCCAAAGCCTGATGAAAACCTCAGGGACCTCGAGCTCGAAGCCCAGATGAAAACCATCAGGGGAATGGTTGAGGCAGTATCCAATGCACGTCAGAAAGCAGGACGTAAATTGAGATGGCCCGTAAGCAGGATAGTCATCGAGCCTGAGAATGATGATGTCGCAAGAGCAACTGCCAGACTCCAGTCTGTCCTTATGGACCAGACAAACACAAAGCTTGTTTTCCTTGTAAACACAGGAGAAAGTTGGGAAGAACTGGGAGTTGAAGCCACACCGAATCCAAGTGCAATTGGCCCTGTTTTCAAAGGAGAAGCCGGAAAAGTTGTAAAAGCTCTTAGCGCGATTAATGGAAATGACCTGAAAGCCGGACTTGCTTCCGGAAGCATGGAAATTGAACTCGAAGACGGAAGCACAGTTTCCATAACAGAGAAAATGGTAAACTTCGATGACACACTTCCCGAAATGGTTGCATCCGCTGACTTTACCGGTGGCAGGGTTTACGTTGACGCAACCCTTAACCGCGAAATCGAATCTGAAGGCTTTGCACGTGAAGTTATCCGCAGGATACAGGACATGAGGAAGGAACTTGATCTCGAAGTTGATGAGAGCATAATAGCCCATATCAGGATTGATGATGAGAGAGTTGTGGATCTTGTCCTTGATATGGAAACATCCATTGCAAAAGAAGTCCGGTCAAAAGTTCAGGTAATCGGCTATGACATCGAAGCAACAGGAAAACTTGCCAAAGACTGGGACGTTGAAGGAGTTTCCATGCACATCGGCATTTCTCCTGCAGATGAATAA
- a CDS encoding RNA-binding protein → MLKIKGRVQLRKSDRKKLLDDLEKRFKGLESLEDSRLETIKADGTPVLLVDGQPLFFQESNVWFPTVKGVLEYGLDRYSVVVDKGAVRFVVNGADIMCPGIVSADPGVSEGDLVIIKEEGHNKPLAIGKALMDGPEMVADSGKAIKSLHYVGDSLWNLEI, encoded by the coding sequence ATGTTGAAAATTAAAGGAAGGGTTCAACTCCGCAAATCTGACCGGAAGAAATTATTGGATGATCTCGAAAAACGCTTCAAGGGACTGGAAAGTCTCGAAGACAGCCGTCTGGAGACGATTAAGGCAGATGGAACTCCGGTTTTACTTGTTGATGGTCAACCTCTTTTTTTCCAGGAATCAAATGTCTGGTTCCCAACTGTCAAAGGGGTGCTAGAATACGGTCTTGACAGGTATTCTGTTGTTGTGGACAAGGGTGCCGTCCGCTTTGTTGTCAATGGGGCGGATATAATGTGTCCGGGAATTGTATCTGCAGACCCAGGAGTTTCTGAGGGTGATCTTGTGATAATAAAGGAAGAGGGGCACAACAAACCTCTTGCAATTGGCAAGGCTTTGATGGATGGCCCGGAAATGGTGGCAGATTCCGGAAAAGCTATTAAATCTCTTCATTATGTTGGGGATAGCCTCTGGAATCTCGAGATATAA
- a CDS encoding cell division protein SepF yields MANFMDKLFGSSSKSASSTEEYTELDLGKYEEVWEDEPAETYVRVAELNNLNDLPGLKKEIYDGNILMIDISNIKADKLMLDRALKDLKDVVIDVHGDIAGLKEDQVLVTPTGVKIDRSKIFGGRY; encoded by the coding sequence ATGGCAAATTTCATGGACAAGCTTTTTGGAAGCAGCAGTAAAAGTGCTTCTTCTACAGAGGAATATACTGAACTTGATTTAGGTAAGTATGAAGAGGTCTGGGAAGACGAACCTGCGGAAACCTATGTAAGGGTTGCAGAGCTCAACAACCTGAACGATTTGCCCGGTCTTAAGAAAGAGATCTATGATGGCAATATCCTTATGATTGACATTTCTAACATAAAAGCAGACAAACTGATGCTTGATCGTGCCCTGAAAGACCTCAAGGATGTTGTAATTGATGTCCATGGAGACATTGCGGGTCTTAAGGAAGATCAGGTTCTCGTTACTCCTACCGGTGTTAAGATAGACAGATCCAAGATTTTCGGTGGACGTTATTGA
- a CDS encoding ZPR1 zinc finger domain-containing protein, whose amino-acid sequence MNSSESDKGFETRSSCPLCHGDLIIHWQEDDIPYFGAVMYITTRCSCGFRFADTMILTQKDPVRCEMSIDNLEDLNARVIRSTSGTIRVPELGIDVEPGSISDSYVTNIEGVLARIRDVVVTAVKWCEEEPEKQAAGNSIIGRIDAVLDGAGGVSVVIEDPLGNSVIIGDKAVCKTLSPEEAADLKTGMIVFDVDSSALKADTSEDGQSYESV is encoded by the coding sequence TTGAATTCAAGTGAGAGTGACAAGGGGTTTGAGACAAGATCTTCCTGTCCCCTTTGTCATGGAGACCTCATCATTCACTGGCAGGAAGATGACATTCCTTACTTTGGCGCAGTAATGTATATTACCACGCGGTGTAGCTGTGGCTTCCGGTTTGCCGATACTATGATCCTGACACAGAAGGATCCGGTGCGCTGTGAGATGAGTATTGATAATCTGGAAGATCTCAATGCCCGTGTTATCCGCTCGACTTCGGGAACCATCAGGGTACCAGAACTGGGAATTGATGTCGAGCCAGGTTCTATTTCCGATTCTTATGTTACTAATATTGAAGGAGTTCTCGCCCGTATACGGGATGTTGTGGTAACCGCTGTAAAATGGTGTGAGGAAGAGCCTGAAAAACAGGCTGCAGGCAATTCCATAATTGGAAGGATTGACGCGGTTCTGGACGGTGCCGGAGGCGTTTCCGTGGTTATTGAAGATCCCCTTGGCAACAGTGTGATTATAGGAGATAAGGCAGTCTGTAAAACCCTTTCTCCCGAGGAAGCAGCAGATCTTAAAACCGGAATGATTGTTTTTGATGTTGATTCTTCTGCTTTGAAAGCCGACACTTCCGAGGACGGGCAAAGCTACGAATCGGTGTAA